One Firmicutes bacterium CAG:345 genomic region harbors:
- a CDS encoding exodeoxyribonuclease III (product inferred by homology to UniProt), with product MKLVAWNINGIRAVLGKGFAESFSLLNPDIISLDEIKLSEGISFPFIPEGYHTFYTISKVKKGYSGVAVFSKLEPINVSYGLENGEYDEEGRIITLEYSNFFYVAVYSPNSQETLARLPFRVEYENKLKNYLINLDKIKPVILGGDLNVAHQPIDLKNDKANEGCSGYTKEERDCFSALLNSGFIDSFRYKNPDKEEYSWWSYRFKARERNAGWRIDYFVVSEKIKDKIQEAYIRQDILGSDHCPVVLEINL from the coding sequence ATGAAATTAGTTGCATGGAATATTAATGGTATTAGAGCTGTTTTAGGTAAAGGTTTTGCAGAATCTTTTTCTTTACTTAATCCAGACATTATATCTCTTGATGAAATAAAACTTAGCGAAGGAATTTCTTTTCCTTTTATTCCCGAAGGTTATCATACATTTTATACAATTAGCAAAGTTAAAAAAGGTTATTCTGGCGTTGCTGTTTTTTCAAAATTAGAACCAATAAATGTCTCCTATGGTTTAGAAAATGGAGAATATGATGAAGAAGGTAGAATAATCACATTGGAATATTCTAATTTCTTTTATGTAGCTGTCTATTCTCCTAATTCTCAAGAAACTTTAGCTCGACTTCCTTTTAGAGTTGAATATGAAAATAAGCTTAAAAATTATCTTATTAATTTAGATAAAATTAAGCCAGTGATTTTAGGCGGTGATTTAAATGTCGCTCATCAGCCTATAGATTTAAAAAATGATAAGGCCAATGAAGGATGTTCTGGCTATACCAAAGAAGAAAGAGATTGTTTCTCTGCTCTTCTAAATAGTGGTTTTATCGATTCCTTCCGATATAAAAATCCTGATAAAGAAGAATATAGTTGGTGGAGCTACCGCTTTAAAGCGCGAGAAAGAAACGCTGGTTGGAGAATAGACTATTTCGTAGTTTCAGAAAAAATTAAAGATAAAATTCAAGAAGCTTATATCCGTCAAGATATTCTTGGATCAGATCATTGTCCCGTTGTTTTAGAAATAAATCTTTAA
- a CDS encoding dinitrogenase iron-molybdenum cofactor biosynthesis protein (product inferred by homology to UniProt): protein MKNVAVALNDNHLIAESLKRTSSFTIYGIEDNKIVVKYFQNVLGISVEDKIDFLKSKKIEVLFLDDILNEELDLMNNYGLEIYINAEGAADYIINRYLSGDLDKDYEEDNIETNKEIIDGDEKEKSEKDINPFIIPPTINGNLFQPTIFPYEFGEEFYKELDNPSIDEDDEYNEDINKNK from the coding sequence ATGAAAAATGTTGCTGTAGCTTTAAATGATAATCATCTTATTGCTGAATCTTTAAAAAGAACTTCTTCATTCACTATTTATGGAATAGAAGATAATAAAATAGTTGTTAAATATTTTCAAAATGTCTTAGGCATAAGTGTTGAAGATAAGATAGACTTTTTAAAAAGTAAAAAAATTGAAGTACTTTTCTTAGATGACATCTTAAACGAAGAGCTAGATTTAATGAATAATTATGGCTTAGAAATTTATATCAATGCAGAGGGAGCGGCAGATTATATAATCAATCGTTATCTTTCTGGAGACTTAGATAAAGACTACGAAGAAGATAATATAGAAACCAATAAAGAAATAATCGATGGCGATGAAAAAGAAAAAAGTGAAAAGGATATAAATCCTTTCATTATTCCCCCTACAATCAATGGAAATCTTTTTCAGCCAACAATTTTTCCTTATGAATTTGGTGAAGAATTCTATAAAGAACTTGATAATCCTAGCATTGATGAAGATGATGAATATAATGAGGATATAAATAAAAACAAATAA
- a CDS encoding methionine--tRNA ligase (product inferred by homology to UniProt) has protein sequence MKRTFYITTPIYYASGRIHIGHAYCSIMADIIARYKKDCGYDVYFLTGADEHGQKIAEKAKAENLSPQEYVDKISDSFKANWKDLKIKYDQFIRTSSKKHEECVQKVFERLLAQGDIYKSTYSGWYCTPCESFWTETQVGEEHLCPDCHRPVHKDEEESYFLNVKKYVPQLLKFYEEHPNFVPGGKLEEMINTFIKPGLEDLCITRTSFSWGVPVKSDPKHVVYVWIDALLNYLSALGYLSEDDTLFQKYWSKDTEVLQLAGREINRFHTIYWPILLFALNLRCPDTVYIHGLLLTRSGVKLSKSLGNAPSPQPIIERYGLDALRYYDASEVKFGEDGTFTPNQFIDRINADLVNNYGNLVNRTLGMMSKYTSGIIPMYNEPVLDETKKLLVSLKEDKDCYFSEFDKYNVTKALQYVAKIGDLGNKYIDSTTPWILAKDPSKKKELEEVLYTLCEIIRTMSVLYKPVLVEKAQIALEFYNIPSELQTMDSLNEYGKLGGIQTNTGSPLFPRLDRNTETEFLVKLIDGE, from the coding sequence ATGAAAAGAACTTTTTATATTACAACACCAATTTATTATGCTTCTGGTCGTATTCATATCGGCCATGCATATTGTTCCATTATGGCAGATATTATTGCTAGATATAAAAAAGATTGTGGATATGATGTTTATTTTTTAACTGGTGCTGATGAGCATGGACAAAAAATAGCAGAAAAAGCTAAAGCTGAAAATTTATCCCCGCAAGAATATGTTGATAAAATTTCTGATTCTTTCAAAGCTAATTGGAAAGATTTGAAAATAAAATATGATCAATTTATTAGAACTTCTAGTAAGAAACATGAAGAATGCGTACAAAAAGTTTTTGAAAGATTATTAGCTCAAGGTGATATTTATAAATCAACTTATAGTGGATGGTATTGTACTCCTTGTGAAAGCTTTTGGACAGAAACTCAAGTTGGTGAAGAACATCTTTGTCCAGATTGTCATCGTCCTGTTCATAAAGATGAAGAAGAATCTTACTTTTTAAATGTAAAAAAATATGTACCTCAACTTTTAAAATTTTATGAAGAACATCCTAATTTTGTTCCAGGTGGAAAATTAGAAGAAATGATAAATACTTTTATTAAACCTGGTCTTGAGGATTTATGTATTACTAGAACTTCTTTTTCTTGGGGTGTTCCAGTAAAAAGTGATCCTAAACATGTCGTATATGTTTGGATTGATGCTCTGTTAAATTATCTTTCTGCTCTTGGATATCTTTCTGAGGATGATACTTTATTCCAAAAATATTGGAGCAAAGATACAGAAGTATTACAATTAGCTGGTCGCGAAATTAATCGTTTCCATACTATATATTGGCCTATCTTATTATTTGCATTAAATTTACGTTGCCCAGATACAGTTTATATTCACGGATTATTGCTTACTAGATCTGGTGTTAAATTATCTAAGTCTTTAGGAAATGCACCTTCCCCACAACCAATTATCGAAAGATATGGTCTTGATGCTTTACGTTATTATGATGCTAGTGAAGTAAAATTTGGCGAAGATGGAACATTTACACCAAATCAATTCATCGATCGTATAAATGCAGATTTAGTAAATAATTATGGCAATTTAGTTAATCGTACTTTAGGTATGATGTCAAAATATACTTCAGGTATTATTCCGATGTACAATGAACCAGTTTTAGATGAAACAAAAAAACTTTTGGTTAGTTTAAAAGAAGATAAAGATTGTTATTTTTCTGAGTTTGATAAATATAATGTTACTAAAGCTTTACAATATGTTGCTAAAATTGGCGATCTCGGAAATAAATATATAGATTCCACAACTCCATGGATTTTGGCAAAAGATCCATCAAAGAAAAAAGAATTGGAAGAAGTTTTATATACGTTATGCGAGATAATTAGAACAATGAGTGTTTTATATAAACCAGTATTGGTTGAAAAAGCTCAAATTGCCTTAGAATTTTATAATATTCCTTCAGAACTTCAAACTATGGATAGTTTAAATGAATATGGAAAACTTGGAGGAATACAAACAAATACCGGCTCTCCATTATTTCCTCGTTTAGATAGAAATACAGAAACTGAATTCTTAGTTAAATTAATTGATGGTGAATAA
- a CDS encoding 50S ribosomal protein L31 (product inferred by homology to UniProt), whose product MKKGIHPEYHRAKVTCVTCGNTFETGSTLKEIRVDTCSKCHSFYTGKAGFVASDGNIDRFNKRYGFNKDNTESK is encoded by the coding sequence ATGAAAAAAGGCATTCACCCAGAATATCATCGCGCTAAAGTCACTTGTGTTACATGCGGAAATACTTTTGAAACAGGATCCACTCTTAAAGAAATCAGAGTTGATACATGCTCTAAGTGCCATTCCTTCTACACTGGAAAAGCTGGCTTTGTTGCTAGTGATGGTAATATTGATCGTTTCAATAAGAGATACGGTTTCAATAAAGATAACACTGAATCTAAATAA
- a CDS encoding unknown (no significant homology to UniProt) — MNHKSRIEEYKKLREEIENIDVYSFDDPQKYPIKKNENIVEIHDLDEKDEYPEEKKIEKDHIKKNTLSLSIDELIRRHEAYTETLQKEEIEKKLKENKERKKLNNKFNISLRTFVWAFCIIIVVVIIIIVGLVIGGVL; from the coding sequence GTGAATCATAAATCCAGAATTGAAGAATACAAAAAATTACGCGAAGAAATCGAAAATATCGATGTCTATAGTTTCGATGACCCCCAAAAATATCCAATTAAAAAGAATGAAAATATCGTTGAAATTCATGATTTAGACGAGAAAGATGAATATCCCGAAGAAAAAAAGATTGAAAAAGACCATATTAAAAAAAACACGCTGTCTCTTTCAATAGATGAACTCATCCGTCGTCATGAAGCTTATACAGAAACTTTACAAAAAGAAGAGATAGAAAAAAAATTAAAAGAAAATAAAGAAAGAAAAAAACTAAATAATAAATTCAATATTAGTTTAAGAACTTTTGTTTGGGCTTTTTGTATAATTATTGTTGTTGTTATTATTATAATTGTCGGATTAGTTATCGGAGGAGTATTATGA
- a CDS encoding cytidylate kinase (product inferred by homology to UniProt): MKKLVVAIDGPAAAGKSTVAKMVAKKIGATYIDTGAMYRAVTYFALSQNIDPKDESAVVSLLPKLKLDIKEDERIFLNGTDVTKQIRSIEVNDNVSYVASYKDIRLALVDIQRKMSESISVVMDGRDIGTYVLPNADIKIFQVASVGTRALRRYKENISKGIQCELEDIEIGLKKRDHIDSTRTFAPLKPADDSIILDTSNLSIEEAVDAVIEIIKKKGYEVKNG, translated from the coding sequence ATGAAAAAATTAGTCGTTGCAATAGATGGTCCTGCTGCCGCTGGAAAATCAACAGTTGCCAAAATGGTAGCAAAAAAAATTGGAGCAACTTATATTGATACTGGGGCTATGTATAGAGCTGTGACATACTTTGCTCTCTCCCAAAATATTGATCCGAAAGATGAAAGTGCTGTAGTTTCTCTTCTTCCTAAATTAAAATTAGATATTAAAGAAGATGAAAGAATTTTTTTAAATGGTACTGATGTAACAAAACAAATACGAAGTATTGAAGTAAATGATAATGTTTCTTATGTTGCTTCGTATAAAGATATTCGTTTGGCTTTAGTCGACATACAAAGAAAAATGTCTGAATCAATTTCTGTCGTAATGGATGGAAGAGATATCGGTACATATGTTCTCCCTAATGCTGATATTAAAATATTTCAAGTAGCATCTGTCGGAACTAGAGCTTTACGGAGATATAAAGAAAACATTAGCAAAGGAATTCAATGTGAATTAGAAGATATTGAAATTGGCTTGAAAAAAAGAGACCATATAGATTCAACAAGAACATTTGCTCCGCTTAAACCAGCTGACGATTCAATTATTTTAGATACATCAAATTTAAGTATCGAAGAAGCCGTTGATGCTGTTATTGAAATTATAAAAAAGAAAGGATATGAGGTTAAAAATGGATAA
- a CDS encoding gTPase Der (product inferred by homology to UniProt), translated as MDNSKIRGKVALVGAPSTGKSTLFNRIIGERRSIVSDEYGITRDRIYSETEWLGQRFILIDTGGIEKNDAPFQKEIKAQVELAIDEADLVIFLTDGKVGITSNDEYVVKELRKAHKPLILAVNKIDEVEKLHNAYDFYSLGVSEVIPISAAHGVGIGDLLDKIIELLPEEKEIQTYPGTITFALIGRPNVGKSSLYNAIIGEKRTIVSPIAGTTRDAIDTAFKRDETNYIMIDTAGLKRRGKIYEAIDKFAAIRSYDAVKRAEIVLLVVDASEGIVEQDKHVVSLAIEEKKPVIIVVNKWDLHTHNQDDQIKFTIEIKALFKFLDYAPVVYVSALQRKNLNAIFKEIDKCYEDYNKRVPTSILNDIILEAQIRNQAPDFNGGRLKINYCSQVKSCPPTFVLFVNNPRFMHFSYERYIENTIRETFDIKNTPISIICRAKRKEI; from the coding sequence ATGGATAATTCAAAAATTCGTGGAAAAGTAGCTTTAGTTGGTGCTCCTAGCACTGGAAAATCTACACTATTTAACCGTATTATCGGAGAAAGAAGAAGCATAGTTTCAGATGAATATGGCATAACTAGAGATAGAATATATTCAGAAACAGAATGGCTTGGACAACGATTTATCTTAATTGATACAGGAGGTATTGAAAAAAATGATGCTCCTTTTCAAAAAGAAATTAAAGCACAGGTAGAACTAGCAATAGATGAAGCTGATTTAGTTATATTTTTAACCGATGGAAAAGTTGGAATAACCAGCAATGATGAATATGTTGTTAAAGAATTAAGAAAAGCTCATAAGCCTTTAATTTTAGCTGTAAATAAAATTGATGAAGTCGAAAAATTACACAATGCCTACGATTTCTATAGTTTAGGTGTCTCAGAAGTTATTCCAATTTCAGCTGCTCACGGTGTTGGAATTGGCGACCTTTTAGATAAAATTATTGAACTGCTTCCTGAAGAAAAAGAGATTCAAACTTATCCAGGAACAATTACATTCGCCCTTATCGGACGTCCTAACGTTGGCAAATCTTCTTTATATAACGCAATTATAGGTGAAAAAAGAACCATTGTTTCTCCTATTGCTGGAACAACAAGAGATGCTATAGATACAGCTTTTAAAAGAGATGAAACAAATTATATCATGATTGATACTGCAGGATTAAAACGGCGTGGAAAAATTTATGAAGCAATTGATAAATTTGCAGCTATCCGTTCTTACGATGCCGTTAAAAGAGCTGAAATCGTCTTACTAGTTGTTGATGCCAGTGAAGGAATTGTCGAGCAAGATAAACATGTTGTTTCACTAGCAATAGAAGAAAAAAAGCCTGTAATCATTGTTGTCAACAAGTGGGATTTACATACGCATAATCAAGATGATCAAATAAAATTTACTATTGAAATAAAAGCATTATTTAAATTTTTAGACTATGCTCCTGTTGTTTACGTCTCAGCTTTACAAAGAAAAAATTTAAATGCCATTTTTAAAGAAATAGATAAATGCTACGAAGATTATAATAAAAGAGTGCCTACTTCTATTTTGAACGATATTATTCTCGAAGCCCAAATTAGAAATCAAGCTCCTGACTTCAATGGTGGAAGATTAAAAATTAATTATTGCTCACAAGTTAAATCCTGTCCTCCTACCTTTGTCTTATTTGTCAACAATCCTAGATTCATGCACTTTTCTTATGAAAGATACATCGAAAATACTATTCGTGAAACTTTTGACATAAAAAATACACCAATTTCTATTATTTGCCGTGCAAAAAGAAAGGAAATATAA
- a CDS encoding glycerol-3-phosphate dehydrogenase [NAD(P)+] (product inferred by homology to UniProt), with protein MKFAVLGNGAWGTALARLLYLNHQEVILWGIDKNLSDDINNNHKLTKYFQDSVILPEKLKSTTNLNEAVKNADALVFTIPTFAVRNVASEAQKYISKKVHIVTGAKGFEPVTLKRMSEVLREEITEEKRYEIVSLIGPSHAEEVIKDMLTAVTSTCVDLNEAKLIQQIFSNKFFRVYTNTDEIGAEYCAAIKNTIAIASGILEGLNYGDNARAALVTRSLAELYRLVTKIGGKFETLSGLAGLGDLMVTCNSYHSRNFQVGLAIGKANEAKTYLSHNTLTAEGIKTAESLYFLAKKYNIEMPICHAVYEVLYLDKKPSDLIDELMGRPLKSEK; from the coding sequence ATGAAATTTGCTGTTTTAGGTAATGGTGCCTGGGGAACTGCATTAGCCCGTTTATTATATTTAAACCATCAAGAAGTCATCCTTTGGGGAATAGATAAAAATCTTAGTGATGATATAAATAATAATCATAAACTTACCAAATATTTTCAAGACTCTGTCATTTTGCCTGAAAAATTAAAGTCTACAACAAATTTAAATGAAGCCGTTAAAAATGCTGATGCATTAGTTTTTACTATTCCTACTTTTGCTGTAAGAAACGTTGCTTCTGAAGCTCAAAAATATATTTCAAAAAAAGTGCATATTGTAACAGGAGCTAAAGGATTTGAACCAGTTACACTCAAAAGAATGAGTGAAGTTTTAAGAGAAGAGATTACAGAAGAAAAAAGATATGAAATTGTTTCACTCATCGGACCTAGCCATGCAGAAGAAGTTATTAAGGATATGTTAACCGCTGTAACATCTACTTGCGTAGATTTAAACGAAGCTAAACTAATTCAACAAATTTTTTCTAACAAATTTTTCCGTGTATATACAAACACCGATGAAATTGGTGCTGAATATTGTGCCGCTATAAAAAATACCATTGCCATAGCATCCGGAATTCTTGAAGGACTTAACTATGGCGATAATGCTAGAGCAGCTCTAGTTACAAGAAGCTTAGCAGAACTTTATAGATTAGTAACAAAAATTGGTGGAAAATTTGAAACACTTTCTGGATTAGCTGGATTAGGTGATTTAATGGTAACTTGTAATTCTTACCATTCTAGAAATTTTCAAGTAGGTTTAGCAATTGGCAAAGCTAATGAAGCAAAGACTTATCTTTCTCATAATACTTTAACTGCCGAAGGTATAAAAACTGCTGAATCATTATATTTTTTAGCTAAAAAATATAATATCGAAATGCCTATATGCCATGCTGTATACGAAGTATTATATCTTGATAAAAAACCATCAGATTTAATTGATGAATTGATGGGAAGACCTTTAAAATCAGAAAAATAA
- a CDS encoding uncharacterized protein (product inferred by homology to UniProt) has product MKENIFDRVEKKTKVKKEDILKLAKKISGQDLSDEDNLRTLIKDVAKLAGKEVSKEKEEKIISAVKKDKIPKKMDDLI; this is encoded by the coding sequence ATGAAAGAAAACATATTTGATCGAGTTGAGAAAAAAACAAAAGTAAAAAAAGAAGACATTTTAAAATTAGCAAAAAAAATATCTGGTCAAGATTTATCTGATGAAGATAATTTAAGAACATTAATTAAAGATGTTGCCAAGCTAGCAGGAAAAGAAGTATCAAAAGAAAAAGAAGAAAAAATAATTTCTGCTGTAAAAAAAGACAAAATTCCAAAGAAAATGGACGATTTGATATAG
- a CDS encoding stage IV sporulation protein A (product inferred by homology to UniProt) yields the protein MNFLEIMSDIAHRNNGDCYIGVVGPVRVGKSTFIKRFMEKAVIPYITDEDDKKRAEDELPISGSGKTITTGEPKFVPANAIAIKAGDDYTINVRLIDCVGYIVEDSLGYLENGKMRLVKTPWFTEELPFDEAAKIGTEKVIKEHSTIGIMITTDGSFGDIKRESFISAEEKTVEELKITGKPFVIILNSSLPGDENTIALRQNLEKKYQVPVILKDVSNMEEKDATDILKTALEEFPITSIALSLPTWVANLSDDHYIKKSLNQTVEDKIKEAGKIKDINSLLPVLKENEFADDVSLTDVDLKTGIITITIDVNQDLYDKVLSELVGCEIQDKDELIKKISELTMMKKEYEVIGNALSMAMSTGYGVSSPKAENCKLNKPEIFKTGNRYGIKISSTAPTYHILRVDSQQSFEPILGNKEQAEYFLKTLEEAYNEDPQSLLEKELFGQKIKDIISSTLLIKVNSLPEPLKIKLQSIIKALTDKGKNNLIAFVF from the coding sequence ATGAACTTTTTAGAGATCATGAGCGATATTGCTCATAGAAATAACGGCGATTGCTATATAGGTGTTGTAGGGCCTGTCAGAGTAGGAAAAAGCACTTTTATTAAGCGCTTTATGGAAAAAGCAGTCATTCCATATATAACTGATGAAGACGACAAAAAGCGCGCAGAAGACGAATTACCTATTTCTGGAAGTGGAAAAACTATTACAACTGGTGAACCTAAATTTGTTCCAGCAAACGCAATAGCTATTAAAGCTGGAGATGATTATACAATTAATGTACGCTTAATTGATTGTGTAGGTTATATCGTTGAAGATAGTTTAGGTTACTTAGAAAATGGAAAAATGCGTCTTGTAAAAACACCTTGGTTTACTGAAGAGCTTCCTTTTGATGAAGCCGCTAAAATAGGGACAGAAAAAGTTATCAAAGAACATTCAACCATAGGAATAATGATTACAACTGATGGTTCATTTGGAGATATTAAAAGAGAAAGCTTCATATCAGCTGAAGAAAAAACAGTAGAAGAACTTAAAATCACTGGTAAACCATTTGTTATAATTTTAAATTCTTCTTTACCAGGTGATGAAAATACAATTGCATTAAGACAAAATCTTGAAAAAAAATATCAAGTTCCAGTAATTTTGAAAGATGTTTCAAATATGGAAGAAAAAGATGCTACAGACATTTTAAAGACTGCATTAGAAGAATTTCCAATTACTTCTATTGCCTTATCTTTACCTACATGGGTAGCAAATCTTTCAGATGACCACTACATAAAAAAATCATTAAATCAAACTGTAGAAGATAAAATTAAAGAAGCCGGAAAAATTAAAGATATAAATTCTCTTTTACCAGTATTAAAAGAAAATGAATTTGCCGATGATGTTTCATTAACTGATGTCGATTTAAAAACAGGAATTATTACTATAACAATTGATGTGAATCAAGATTTATATGATAAAGTTTTAAGTGAATTAGTCGGTTGTGAAATACAAGATAAAGATGAATTAATTAAAAAGATATCAGAATTGACAATGATGAAAAAAGAATATGAAGTCATTGGCAATGCTCTTTCAATGGCAATGTCTACTGGATATGGAGTTTCATCTCCCAAAGCCGAAAATTGCAAATTGAATAAACCAGAAATTTTCAAAACAGGAAATAGATACGGAATTAAAATATCTAGTACTGCCCCTACTTATCATATTTTACGTGTAGATAGTCAGCAATCATTTGAACCAATACTCGGAAATAAAGAACAAGCAGAATATTTCTTAAAAACACTAGAAGAAGCTTATAATGAAGATCCTCAATCTTTACTTGAAAAAGAACTATTTGGACAAAAAATAAAAGATATAATTTCTAGCACCCTATTAATTAAAGTTAATTCCTTACCAGAACCATTGAAAATAAAACTTCAAAGTATTATCAAAGCCCTAACTGATAAAGGAAAAAACAATCTTATTGCTTTCGTATTCTAA
- a CDS encoding histone family protein DNA-binding protein (product inferred by homology to UniProt), with the protein MNTNEFVDAVATEARLTKTQAREVIDAVFTAVTKGLVAGEKINVSGFGTFEVKDKPARMGINPSTGEKIEIDARKAVSFKPAKNLKELIK; encoded by the coding sequence ATGAATACAAATGAATTCGTTGACGCTGTTGCTACAGAAGCTAGATTAACAAAAACACAAGCTCGCGAAGTTATCGATGCTGTATTTACAGCCGTAACAAAAGGTCTTGTTGCAGGCGAAAAAATCAATGTTTCTGGATTTGGCACTTTTGAAGTTAAAGACAAACCTGCTCGCATGGGTATAAATCCTTCTACTGGCGAAAAAATTGAAATCGATGCAAGAAAAGCTGTTTCATTCAAACCAGCAAAGAATTTAAAAGAATTAATTAAATAG
- a CDS encoding dihydrodipicolinate reductase 2 (product inferred by homology to UniProt) — MGQMIKKYLPKSIHIIDEINSEQQKISNIFCDAAIDFSNPIATNKYAPIFISNKIPYICGTTGLTKNTIDLLKKLTQYHQTHFTLLPSFDPEFYKICDFIKTINCKKIIIEEFHNKTKKDIPSGCAAYIKKIYSYIPVTIISNRQDIKFFRHIITLILDNKRISINYEVFDRKIYIAGILKALEKISFNGFVERL; from the coding sequence ATGGGTCAAATGATAAAAAAATACCTTCCTAAAAGCATTCACATTATTGACGAAATAAATAGTGAGCAACAAAAAATCTCAAATATTTTTTGTGATGCTGCCATTGATTTTTCTAATCCAATAGCAACAAATAAATATGCACCAATATTTATATCAAATAAGATTCCATATATTTGTGGGACGACTGGTCTTACAAAAAATACTATAGATTTACTAAAAAAATTGACACAATACCATCAAACTCACTTTACTCTTCTTCCTTCATTCGATCCTGAATTTTATAAAATTTGTGATTTTATAAAAACAATAAATTGCAAAAAAATAATTATTGAAGAATTTCATAATAAAACAAAAAAAGATATTCCTTCAGGATGTGCTGCTTATATTAAAAAAATATACTCATATATTCCAGTTACAATAATTTCCAATCGTCAAGATATTAAATTCTTTCGGCATATAATTACTTTAATACTAGATAACAAAAGGATTTCAATAAATTATGAAGTTTTTGATAGAAAAATATATATTGCTGGAATTTTAAAAGCCTTAGAAAAAATATCTTTTAATGGCTTTGTTGAAAGGTTATAA
- a CDS encoding cCA-adding enzyme (product inferred by homology to UniProt) — MALLKGYNKIMFEDIFKFINNTFPYGEFYIVGGATRDFLLKKQDIHDIDIATSLTSAEIKEYLKDANYRFENLGIVNYSLYKYHITFATMRKENDYLDFRHPSKIEFITSPLIDSYRRDFTINAIYFDKNGNIFDPQNGVLDLNNHLIRIIGNPQTRIKEDPLRIIRAYRFKNDLNFEIESTLFKAICDNKKEIQKLSKGKIEEEKHKCKIPFSKDILIFLNI, encoded by the coding sequence ATGGCTTTGTTGAAAGGTTATAATAAAATCATGTTTGAGGATATATTTAAATTTATTAATAATACTTTTCCATATGGAGAATTTTATATTGTCGGCGGAGCCACTAGAGATTTTCTTTTAAAAAAACAAGATATACATGATATAGATATCGCAACTTCATTAACATCTGCAGAAATAAAAGAATATCTCAAAGATGCTAACTATCGGTTCGAAAACTTGGGAATTGTTAACTATTCTTTATATAAATACCATATAACATTTGCTACAATGAGAAAAGAAAATGATTATCTTGATTTTAGACATCCTTCTAAAATTGAATTCATTACTTCTCCATTAATAGATAGCTATCGCAGAGATTTTACAATTAATGCTATATATTTTGATAAAAATGGTAATATTTTTGACCCTCAAAACGGAGTTTTAGATTTAAATAATCATTTAATTAGAATAATTGGCAATCCACAAACAAGAATTAAAGAAGACCCTTTGAGAATTATTAGAGCATATAGATTTAAAAACGATTTAAATTTTGAAATCGAATCAACATTATTTAAAGCAATATGCGATAATAAAAAAGAGATTCAAAAATTATCAAAAGGAAAAATAGAAGAAGAAAAACACAAATGCAAAATTCCTTTTTCTAAAGATATACTAATTTTTCTAAATATTTAA